A stretch of Lathyrus oleraceus cultivar Zhongwan6 chromosome 6, CAAS_Psat_ZW6_1.0, whole genome shotgun sequence DNA encodes these proteins:
- the LOC127092169 gene encoding alkane hydroxylase MAH1 → MTLFECISLFVAILFITFYIIWRRNKNVLTPNWPIIGMLPSIFHNYSRIHDFLTLIVKHHGGTFHFKGPWFTNIATFIITSDPMNLHHILSKNFINYGKGADFHEIFELLGMGIFNLDSNEWKQERTLLHSLLKRKNIEIILIQNIQKKLENSLLPFLDHAYKSVQVLDLQDILERFTFDITSTFLFGLDPNCLDPYKFNELSGIACLKAVSEIEEVALSRHTIPKCIWKLQRWLQIGLEKKCKVDEENISRFLHRCITYIKVNEDVDESHSCFIKELMREGLGKGEKTEKYITDTALNLLLAGNGTISTGLTWFFWLVSTHPIVEAKIIQEIKDNYLAQQENSITNLSMEDFDKLVYLHGAICEALRLYPPVAYQHKCAVKSDVLPSGDHVRANTKLISSFYAMGRMEEIWGEDCLEFKPERWIADNGQIIHVPSYKFITFNAGPRSCIGKGISFVEMKMVAVSMLWKFHIQVVEGHSVTPRISVLLRMEHGLKVNISKRCI, encoded by the coding sequence ATGACCTTGTTTGAGTGCATTTCATTATTTGTAGCCATTCTCTTCATCACATTCTACATTATATGGAGACGCAACAAAAATGTTCTTACACCAAACTGGCCAATCATTGGCATGCTACCATCTATTTTCCATAATTACTCACGCATTCATGATTTTTTAACATTAATTGTGAAACATCATGGAGGCACTTTTCATTTTAAAGGTCCTTGGTTCACAAACATTGCCACCTTTATCATCACTAGTGATCCCATGAATCTGCACCACATCCTCAGCAAGAATTTCATCAACTATGGGAAAGGAGCTGATTTCCATGAGATATTTGAATTACTTGGTATGGGTATTTTTAATTTGGATTCCAATGAATGGAAACAAGAAAGAACACTACTTCATTCATTGCTCAAAAGGAAAAACATTGAGATCATCCTTATACAAAACATTCAAAAGAAGCTAGAAAATAGCCTATTACCATTTCTTGATCATGCATATAAAAGTGTACAAGTACTTGATTTACAAGATATTCTTGAAAGGTTCACCTTTGACATCACCTCTACCTTTTTATTTGGATTGGATCCTAATTGTCTTGATCCTTACAAATTCAATGAATTATCAGGTATCGCTTGTTTAAAAGCTGTGTCTGAGATTGAGGAAGTGGCTTTGTCCAGACACACTATTCCAAAATGTATTTGGAAGCTACAAAGATGGCTGCAGATTGGTCTAGAGAAGAAGTGCAAGGTAGATGAAGAAAATATTTCCCGATTCTTGCACAGATGTATAACTTATATCAAAGTTAATGAAGATGTGGATGAATCTCATTCTTGCTTTATAAAAGAATTAATGAGGGAAGGATTGGGAAAGGGGGAAAAGACTGAGAAGTATATTACAGACACTGCACTCAATCTCTTACTTGCAGGAAATGGAACTATTAGTACAGGTCTCACTTGGTTCTTTTGGCTTGTTTCAACTCATCCTATCGTGGAAGCTAAAATCATTCAAGAGATCAAAGATAACTATTTAGCTCAACAGGAGAATTCTATTACAAATTTAAGTATGGAAGACTTTGATAAGCTAGTGTATCTTCATGGAGCTATATGTGAAGCCTTAAGGCTTTATCCACCTGTTGCATATCAGCACAAGTGTGCAGTCAAATCTGATGTACTACCTAGTGGAGACCATGTTAGGGCAAATACAAAGTTAATATCTTCTTTCTATGCAATGGGAAGGATGGAAGAAATATGGGGAGAGGATTGCTTGGAGTTTAAGCCAGAGAGATGGATAGCAGATAATGGACAGATTATACATGTTCCGTCTTACAAGTTCATAACATTCAATGCGGGTCCAAGAAGTTGTATTGGAAAAGGTATTAGCTTTGTTGAAATGAAGATGGTAGCTGTTTCTATGTTATGGAAGTTTCACATACAGGTGGTGGAAGGTCATTCTGTAACTCCAAGGATTTCTGTTCTTCTTCGTATGGAACATGGTCTTAAGGTGAATATCAGTAAAAGATGCATTTGA